A stretch of the Streptomyces ortus genome encodes the following:
- a CDS encoding cupin domain-containing protein, producing the protein MSEPVAISDVLDTFTDLWSPRIAGSVNDYDVRLAKVRGEHIWHTHDHTDEFFLVVEGELRIGLREPAGERTVTLSKGSLFTVPRGVEHKPSAPSGAVIMLIEPTGTLTVGDRHEEVPAHVDVTTGHPLA; encoded by the coding sequence GTGAGCGAGCCCGTCGCGATCTCCGATGTCCTCGACACCTTCACCGACCTGTGGAGTCCTCGTATCGCCGGGTCGGTCAACGACTACGACGTACGCCTCGCCAAGGTCCGGGGCGAGCACATCTGGCACACCCACGACCACACCGACGAGTTCTTCCTCGTCGTGGAGGGCGAACTGCGCATCGGACTGCGTGAGCCCGCCGGTGAGCGCACGGTCACGCTGTCGAAGGGCTCGCTCTTCACGGTGCCGCGCGGTGTCGAACACAAGCCGTCCGCCCCGTCGGGTGCCGTGATCATGCTCATCGAACCCACCGGCACCCTGACGGTCGGTGACCGCCACGAGGAGGTTCCGGCCCACGTGGACGTCACCACGGGCCACCCGCTCGCCTAG
- a CDS encoding DUF6458 family protein: MGLGGCIILIAAGAILTFATDWDMQGVNLDLVGVIFMIVGLIGVATFSSIARRRRAVVAPPTTTVIDDQRHHNHTGYSDGYGG, encoded by the coding sequence ATGGGCCTGGGCGGATGCATCATTCTGATCGCCGCAGGAGCGATCCTCACGTTCGCGACCGACTGGGACATGCAGGGGGTCAACCTCGACCTGGTCGGCGTCATCTTCATGATCGTCGGCCTGATCGGCGTGGCGACCTTCAGCAGCATCGCGAGGCGTCGGCGGGCGGTCGTGGCACCGCCGACCACCACGGTGATCGACGACCAGCGACACCACAACCACACCGGCTACAGCGACGGTTACGGCGGCTGA
- a CDS encoding SseB family protein — MYGYDQNVGPGQQQYAQSQPPPQQQMPGGVGGVGGYGQQPPLYPEPSPPSLADAVRAFTTGSLTPEDFQQVFATSKVYCPRGDNPGFLALHNTQQPVIPMFTSLKELRRYAGKESKYFVITGAEVIDLLPTGYGFVLDMEGEHRIVFDAKAVEQMVDFAMRRMYG; from the coding sequence ATGTACGGCTACGACCAGAACGTGGGACCGGGACAGCAGCAGTACGCGCAGTCCCAGCCGCCGCCGCAGCAGCAGATGCCCGGTGGGGTCGGCGGGGTCGGCGGGTACGGCCAGCAGCCGCCGCTCTACCCGGAGCCGTCGCCGCCGTCGCTCGCGGACGCGGTGCGCGCGTTCACCACGGGGTCGCTGACCCCCGAGGACTTCCAGCAGGTCTTCGCCACGTCCAAGGTCTACTGCCCGCGCGGCGACAATCCCGGCTTTCTGGCGCTGCACAACACGCAGCAGCCCGTGATCCCGATGTTCACCTCGCTCAAGGAGCTGCGCCGGTACGCCGGCAAGGAGTCCAAGTACTTCGTGATCACCGGGGCCGAGGTGATCGACCTGCTCCCGACGGGCTACGGCTTCGTCCTGGACATGGAGGGCGAGCACCGCATCGTCTTCGACGCGAAGGCGGTCGAGCAGATGGTGGACTTCGCGATGCGCCGCATGTACGGCTGA
- a CDS encoding LURP-one-related/scramblase family protein yields MRFLVRDRLLGFGDDYWIEDEQGRKAFLVDGKAMRLRDTFELKDRQGRVLIDIHKKMLALRDTMVVERDGEPLATIRRKRLSLLRNHYRVTLADGTELDVSGKILDREFVVEYDGELLALISRRWLRVRETYGVEVVRDDADPALLIAVAVCVIHLAEGERDGD; encoded by the coding sequence ATGAGATTCCTCGTACGCGACCGGCTCCTGGGCTTCGGTGACGACTACTGGATCGAGGACGAGCAGGGCCGCAAGGCCTTCCTCGTCGACGGCAAGGCGATGCGGCTGCGGGACACCTTCGAGCTGAAGGACCGGCAGGGGCGCGTCCTGATCGACATCCACAAGAAGATGCTCGCGCTGCGGGACACGATGGTCGTCGAGCGGGACGGCGAGCCGCTGGCGACCATCCGGCGCAAACGGCTGTCCCTGCTGCGCAACCACTACCGCGTCACGCTCGCGGACGGCACCGAACTCGACGTCAGCGGCAAGATCCTGGACCGGGAGTTCGTCGTCGAGTACGACGGCGAACTGCTCGCCCTCATCTCGCGCCGCTGGCTGCGGGTGCGGGAGACGTACGGCGTCGAGGTCGTCCGGGACGACGCGGATCCGGCGCTGCTGATCGCGGTGGCGGTGTGCGTGATCCACCTGGCGGAGGGAGAGAGGGACGGCGACTGA
- a CDS encoding ATP-binding SpoIIE family protein phosphatase — MRTGDPLPSVGDVLVTLATGLWRWDDAAGKVTLDAEAARLLGLLSQPTVLTEAGVRARFHPVDWNEVNGVVQLAAAEKTLAELRLRVMDDQGRVLRTVRSRSKPAIDPDTGAYQLIGTLQEVTEPPPGAAARSPVTGDWRRSREAFLLDAGRALAEARNTEEVLRVAAGLSMPGFSPDGLAVFGAEADRLTVIGHFGQQPGDEEPFSHMALETDYPAAEVVRTGRAVYLSSPDDYRGRYPAAWPLAEGFGRESWAFLPLTVAGRTMGAWMAAFTYPVTFTPDERSVLTTVARMLAQALSRAGVTESERELTDGLQRSMLPTLGPKIPGMSVAARYVPTGGGLQVGGDWYDMIPLPGGTSRTSPGGGRFALVIGDVQGHDVRAAGLMGQLRIALRAYASEGHRPDAVLSRASRFLYGITSDDDTADLRFATCLYVEVDPESGVLEIARAGHPDPAIRMADGTVLTRPTAGGLPLGIDPDADYPTTRLVLEPGETMLMCTDGLIETGGHDLETGWLRIRKILESHDGDMEELADALVRAVHGPSSHHMTGPLADRREDDIAVLLLCRAGEEGCDPDEASVPTRATVRRTMLTVAQAEPQKVALARQQLREFLHDWPSVDQVDSAVLLVSEMVTNVLVHTDADALLVAEMTGAAGTRRIRIQVTDGSDDLPHRRHPGELASSGRGLVLTELLADAWGVDPRGEGKSIWFELYEEGSGGGGETSGA, encoded by the coding sequence ATGCGCACAGGTGATCCCCTTCCGTCCGTGGGGGATGTCCTCGTCACCCTCGCCACCGGCCTGTGGAGGTGGGACGACGCCGCCGGGAAGGTCACCCTCGACGCCGAGGCCGCCCGGCTTCTCGGGCTGCTCTCGCAGCCGACCGTGCTGACGGAGGCAGGGGTACGGGCCCGTTTCCACCCCGTCGACTGGAACGAGGTCAACGGGGTCGTCCAGCTCGCCGCCGCCGAGAAGACGCTCGCCGAGCTGCGGCTGCGGGTCATGGACGACCAGGGCCGCGTGCTCCGTACCGTACGCAGCCGTTCCAAGCCCGCGATCGACCCGGACACCGGGGCGTACCAGCTGATCGGCACCCTTCAGGAGGTCACCGAGCCGCCGCCGGGCGCCGCGGCGCGTTCGCCCGTGACGGGTGACTGGCGGCGCTCGCGCGAGGCGTTCCTGCTGGACGCGGGGCGCGCGCTGGCCGAGGCGCGGAACACCGAGGAAGTGCTGCGGGTCGCGGCCGGCCTGTCGATGCCCGGGTTCTCGCCGGACGGGCTCGCGGTCTTCGGCGCGGAGGCCGACCGGCTCACCGTCATCGGCCACTTCGGGCAGCAGCCGGGCGACGAGGAGCCGTTCTCGCACATGGCGCTGGAGACGGACTATCCGGCGGCGGAGGTCGTCCGCACCGGCCGCGCGGTCTATCTCTCCTCCCCGGACGACTACCGCGGCCGTTATCCGGCCGCCTGGCCGCTGGCCGAGGGCTTCGGCCGGGAGTCCTGGGCGTTCCTGCCGCTCACGGTGGCGGGGCGCACGATGGGCGCCTGGATGGCGGCCTTCACCTACCCGGTCACCTTCACGCCCGACGAGCGGTCCGTACTGACGACGGTGGCGCGGATGCTGGCGCAGGCTCTCTCGCGGGCCGGGGTCACCGAGTCCGAGCGGGAGCTCACCGACGGGCTACAGCGCTCGATGCTGCCGACCCTGGGTCCCAAGATCCCCGGCATGAGCGTCGCCGCCCGGTATGTGCCCACGGGCGGCGGGCTCCAGGTGGGCGGCGACTGGTACGACATGATCCCGCTGCCCGGCGGCACCTCGCGGACCAGCCCCGGGGGCGGCCGTTTCGCCCTGGTCATCGGCGACGTACAGGGCCATGACGTACGCGCGGCCGGGCTGATGGGCCAGCTGCGGATCGCGCTGCGGGCGTACGCCTCGGAGGGGCACCGCCCGGACGCGGTCCTCTCCCGCGCCTCACGCTTCCTGTACGGGATCACCTCCGACGACGACACCGCGGACCTGCGCTTCGCGACCTGCCTGTACGTGGAGGTGGACCCGGAGAGCGGTGTGCTGGAGATAGCCAGGGCCGGGCATCCGGACCCGGCGATACGCATGGCGGACGGGACCGTGCTGACCCGGCCCACGGCGGGCGGGCTGCCGCTGGGCATCGACCCGGACGCCGACTATCCGACGACGCGGCTCGTGCTGGAGCCCGGCGAGACCATGCTGATGTGCACGGACGGGCTGATCGAGACCGGCGGGCACGACCTGGAGACCGGCTGGCTGAGGATCCGCAAGATCCTGGAGAGCCATGACGGTGACATGGAGGAGCTCGCAGACGCGCTGGTCAGGGCCGTGCACGGGCCTTCCTCGCATCACATGACAGGTCCCCTGGCGGACCGTCGCGAGGACGACATCGCGGTGCTGCTGCTGTGCCGGGCGGGGGAGGAGGGCTGCGATCCCGACGAGGCGTCGGTGCCCACGCGGGCCACCGTGCGGCGCACGATGCTGACCGTCGCGCAGGCCGAGCCGCAGAAGGTCGCGCTGGCACGGCAGCAGTTGCGGGAGTTCCTGCACGACTGGCCCTCCGTCGACCAGGTCGACTCGGCAGTCCTGCTGGTCTCCGAGATGGTCACGAACGTGCTCGTCCACACGGACGCGGACGCGCTGCTCGTCGCCGAGATGACGGGCGCGGCGGGCACCCGCCGGATACGGATCCAGGTGACGGACGGCAGCGACGACCTCCCCCACCGGCGCCACCCGGGCGAACTGGCGTCCTCGGGCCGTGGCCTGGTCCTCACCGAACTGCTCGCCGACGCATGGGGCGTCGACCCTCGGGGCGAGGGCAAGAGCATCTGGTTCGAGCTGTACGAGGAGGGGTCCGGGGGCGGCGGGGAGACCAGCGGTGCATGA
- a CDS encoding GlxA family transcriptional regulator, protein MPHGSSHRVAVIVDEGTNPFEVGVATELFGLPRPELGLPTPLYELTLCTPTPGIRMNHGFFTLSGVPGLEAVDGADTVVVPGRPDNVVPRVEAVLDAVRRAHARGSRVVSLCTGSFALAEAGILDGRRATTHWQWAAHFRELHPKVLLEPDVLFVDEGDVLTAAGSAAALDLGLHLVRRDHGAEIANAVSRRLVFAAHRDGGQRQFVERPVPDVPDESLAPLLAWAGERIGEPLTVTDLAAHAAVSPATLHRRFRTQLGTTPLAWLTAERVALACRLIERGEERLDVVARRSGLGTAANLRARLRRGTGLSPTAYRRRFGPSAGEALEA, encoded by the coding sequence ATGCCGCATGGATCCTCGCACCGCGTGGCCGTGATCGTCGACGAGGGCACCAACCCCTTCGAGGTCGGGGTCGCGACCGAGCTGTTCGGGCTGCCCCGCCCCGAACTCGGCCTCCCGACCCCCCTGTACGAGCTGACGCTGTGCACCCCCACCCCCGGCATCCGCATGAACCACGGCTTCTTCACGCTGAGCGGAGTACCCGGGCTGGAAGCGGTGGACGGCGCGGACACCGTGGTCGTCCCGGGCCGCCCCGACAACGTCGTACCCCGCGTGGAGGCCGTCCTGGACGCCGTCCGGCGCGCCCACGCGCGGGGCTCCCGCGTCGTGAGCCTGTGCACCGGGAGTTTCGCGCTCGCCGAGGCCGGGATCCTGGACGGGCGCCGGGCCACCACGCACTGGCAGTGGGCTGCCCACTTCCGGGAGCTGCACCCGAAGGTCCTCCTGGAGCCGGACGTCCTGTTCGTGGACGAGGGCGACGTACTGACCGCGGCGGGCAGCGCCGCGGCCCTCGATCTCGGGCTGCACCTCGTCCGGCGCGACCACGGCGCCGAGATCGCGAACGCGGTGTCCCGGCGGCTCGTCTTCGCCGCCCATCGCGACGGCGGGCAGCGGCAGTTCGTCGAACGCCCGGTGCCGGACGTCCCGGACGAGTCGCTGGCGCCGCTGCTGGCCTGGGCCGGCGAACGGATCGGTGAACCCCTGACGGTCACGGACCTGGCGGCGCACGCGGCGGTCAGCCCGGCCACACTGCACCGCCGTTTCCGGACCCAGCTCGGTACGACTCCGCTGGCGTGGCTGACCGCCGAGCGGGTGGCGCTGGCCTGCCGGCTCATCGAACGCGGCGAGGAACGGCTCGATGTCGTGGCCCGGCGCAGCGGTCTGGGCACCGCCGCCAACCTGCGGGCCCGGCTGCGGCGCGGGACGGGACTCAGCCCGACGGCCTATCGGCGGCGTTTCGGACCCTCTGCCGGGGAAGCCCTGGAAGCATGA
- a CDS encoding acyl-CoA dehydrogenase encodes MGHYKSNLRDIEFNLFEVLGRDKLYGTGPFAEMDTETAKSVLAELTRLSENELAESFTDADRNPPVFDPETNTAPVPASFKKSYQAFMDSEYWRLGLPEEIGGTTAPRSLIWAYAELVLGANPAVWMYSSGPAFAGILFDEGNEVQKHIAKIAVDKQWGSTMVLTEPDAGSDVGAGRTKAVQQEDGSWHIEGVKRFITSGEHDMSENILHYVLARPEGAGPGTKGLSLFLVPKYEFDFETGELGERNGVYATNVEHKMGIKASNTCEMTFGDRHPAKGWLVGDKHDGIRQMFRIIEFARMMVGTKAISTLSTGYLNALEYAKERVQGPDLAQFMDKTAPKVTITHHPDVRRSLMTQKAYAEGMRALVLHTAAIQDEIQVKEAEGADAAALEAMNDLLLPIVKGYGSEMGYEQLAQSLQTFGGSGFLQEYPIEQYIRDAKIDTLYEGTTAIQGQDFFFRKIVRNQGAALNSLAEDIKKFLALGTGGEELSGAREHLAKAAVELEAIVGLMLTDLAATEQDVKNIYKVGLNTTRLLMASGDVVVGYLLLKGAAVAAEKLETASAKDRAFYTGKIAAAKFFAANVLPGVTGARKLAEGVELDLMSLDEAAF; translated from the coding sequence ATGGGGCACTACAAGTCGAATCTCCGCGACATCGAGTTCAACCTCTTCGAGGTGCTCGGGCGCGACAAGCTGTACGGCACCGGCCCGTTCGCGGAGATGGACACCGAGACCGCCAAGAGCGTCCTCGCGGAGCTGACCCGCCTCTCGGAGAACGAGCTGGCGGAGTCGTTCACGGACGCCGACCGCAACCCGCCGGTCTTCGACCCGGAGACCAACACCGCGCCCGTACCGGCGTCCTTCAAGAAGTCCTACCAGGCCTTCATGGACTCCGAGTACTGGCGGCTCGGCCTGCCCGAGGAGATCGGCGGCACCACCGCGCCCCGCTCCCTGATCTGGGCGTACGCGGAGCTGGTGCTCGGCGCCAACCCGGCGGTCTGGATGTACTCCTCGGGCCCCGCGTTCGCGGGCATCCTCTTCGACGAGGGCAACGAGGTCCAGAAGCACATCGCGAAGATCGCCGTGGACAAGCAGTGGGGCTCCACCATGGTGCTCACCGAGCCGGACGCCGGCTCGGACGTCGGCGCCGGCCGCACGAAGGCGGTCCAGCAGGAGGACGGCTCCTGGCACATCGAGGGCGTGAAGCGCTTCATCACGTCCGGTGAGCACGACATGTCGGAGAACATCCTCCACTACGTGCTCGCCCGCCCCGAGGGCGCAGGGCCCGGCACCAAGGGCCTGTCCCTCTTCCTCGTACCGAAGTACGAGTTCGACTTCGAGACCGGCGAGCTGGGCGAGCGCAACGGCGTGTACGCCACGAACGTCGAGCACAAGATGGGCATCAAGGCGTCCAACACCTGCGAGATGACGTTCGGCGACCGCCACCCCGCCAAGGGCTGGCTCGTCGGCGACAAGCACGACGGCATCCGCCAGATGTTCCGCATCATCGAGTTCGCCCGCATGATGGTCGGCACGAAGGCGATCTCCACGCTCTCCACCGGCTACCTGAACGCCCTGGAGTACGCCAAGGAGCGCGTCCAGGGCCCCGACCTCGCGCAGTTCATGGACAAGACCGCGCCCAAGGTCACCATCACGCACCACCCGGACGTGCGCCGCTCGCTGATGACGCAGAAGGCGTACGCGGAGGGCATGCGCGCGCTGGTGCTGCACACCGCCGCGATCCAGGACGAGATCCAGGTCAAGGAGGCCGAGGGAGCGGACGCCGCCGCCCTGGAGGCCATGAACGACCTGCTCCTGCCGATCGTGAAGGGCTACGGCTCCGAGATGGGCTACGAGCAGCTCGCGCAGTCGCTGCAGACCTTCGGCGGCTCCGGGTTCCTCCAGGAGTACCCGATCGAGCAGTACATCCGCGACGCGAAGATCGACACCCTGTACGAGGGCACGACCGCGATCCAGGGCCAGGACTTCTTCTTCCGGAAGATCGTCCGCAACCAGGGCGCCGCGCTGAACTCGCTCGCCGAGGACATCAAGAAGTTCCTGGCGCTCGGCACGGGCGGCGAGGAGCTGTCCGGCGCCCGTGAGCACCTCGCCAAGGCGGCCGTCGAGCTGGAGGCCATCGTCGGCCTGATGCTCACGGACCTCGCGGCGACCGAGCAGGACGTCAAGAACATCTACAAGGTCGGGCTGAACACCACCCGGCTGCTGATGGCCTCCGGTGACGTCGTCGTCGGCTACCTGCTCCTGAAGGGCGCGGCCGTCGCCGCCGAGAAGCTGGAGACGGCCTCGGCGAAGGACCGCGCGTTCTACACGGGCAAGATCGCGGCGGCGAAGTTCTTCGCCGCGAACGTCCTGCCGGGCGTCACGGGCGCGCGCAAGCTCGCCGAAGGGGTCGAGCTGGACCTGATGTCCCTGGACGAGGCGGCGTTCTGA
- a CDS encoding pirin family protein, translated as MPAVTVENPLTLPRVAASAEAVARPVLTVTTAPSGFEGEGFPVRRAFAGINYRHLDPFIMMDQMGEVEYAPGEPKGTPWHPHRGFETVTYIIDGVFDHQDSNGGGGTITNGDTQWMTAGSGLLHIEAPPESLVVSGGLFHGLQLWVNLPAKDKMMAPRYQDIRGGSVQLLSTADGGALLRVIAGELDGHEGPGITHTPITMVHATVAPGAELTLPWREDFNALAYVMAGRGSVGAERRPVHTGQTTVFGEGSSLTIRADEKQDANTPDLEVVILGGRPIREPMAHYGPFVMNTRDELQQAFEDFQKGRLGTVPAVHGMSEGGL; from the coding sequence ATGCCTGCAGTGACCGTCGAGAACCCGCTGACCCTGCCCCGTGTGGCGGCATCGGCAGAGGCCGTCGCCCGTCCCGTGCTCACCGTGACCACCGCGCCGAGCGGTTTCGAGGGTGAGGGCTTCCCGGTTCGACGCGCGTTCGCCGGGATCAACTACCGCCACCTGGACCCGTTCATCATGATGGACCAGATGGGTGAGGTGGAGTACGCGCCGGGAGAGCCGAAGGGCACCCCCTGGCACCCGCACCGCGGCTTCGAGACCGTGACCTACATCATCGACGGCGTCTTCGACCACCAGGACTCCAACGGTGGCGGCGGCACGATCACCAACGGCGACACCCAGTGGATGACGGCCGGCTCGGGCCTGCTGCACATCGAGGCCCCGCCGGAGTCGCTCGTCGTGTCGGGCGGCCTCTTCCACGGCCTCCAGCTCTGGGTGAACCTCCCGGCCAAGGACAAGATGATGGCGCCGCGCTACCAGGACATCCGCGGTGGTTCGGTCCAGCTGCTCAGCACCGCCGACGGCGGCGCGCTCCTGCGGGTCATCGCCGGTGAGCTGGACGGTCACGAGGGCCCCGGCATCACGCACACGCCGATCACCATGGTCCACGCGACCGTGGCGCCCGGCGCCGAGCTGACCCTCCCGTGGCGCGAGGACTTCAACGCCCTCGCGTACGTGATGGCCGGCCGCGGCAGTGTCGGAGCGGAGCGCCGTCCGGTCCACACCGGCCAGACGACCGTCTTCGGCGAGGGCTCCTCGCTCACGATCCGCGCGGACGAGAAGCAGGACGCGAACACTCCGGACCTGGAGGTCGTCATCCTGGGCGGCCGGCCGATCCGTGAGCCGATGGCCCACTACGGCCCGTTCGTGATGAACACCCGCGACGAGCTCCAGCAGGCCTTCGAAGACTTCCAGAAGGGCCGCCTGGGCACGGTCCCGGCGGTGCACGGGATGTCCGAGGGCGGGCTCTAG
- a CDS encoding M18 family aminopeptidase has translation MRTPPRFDRGHTDDLMSFLAASPSPYHAVANAAERLEKAGFRQVAETDAWDGTTGGKYVLRGGAIVAWYVPEDAEPHTPFRIVGAHTDSPNLRVKPRPDSGGHGWRQVAVEVYGGPLLNSWLDRDLGLAGRLSLRDGSTRLVNVDRALLRVPQLAVHLDRSVTAEGLKLDKQRHLQPVWGLGDDVRDGDLIRFLEQEAGIPEGETIGWDLMVHSIEPPAYLGRDRDLVAGPRMDNLLSVHAGTAALAAVATAEETLPYIPVLAAFDHEENGSQSDTGADGPLLGSVLDRSVFARGGSYEDKARAFAGTVCLSSDTGHAVHPNYAERHDPTHHPRAGQGPILKVNVNNRYATDGSGRAVFATACDKAGVPFQTFVSNNSMPCGTTIGPITAARHGIKTVDIGVAILSMHSARELCGADDPFLLANALVAFLEG, from the coding sequence ATGCGCACACCCCCCCGCTTCGACCGCGGACACACCGACGACCTGATGTCCTTCCTGGCGGCGAGCCCGTCCCCGTACCACGCGGTGGCGAACGCCGCCGAGCGGCTGGAGAAGGCCGGCTTCCGCCAGGTCGCGGAGACCGACGCGTGGGACGGGACCACGGGCGGCAAGTACGTGCTGCGCGGTGGCGCGATCGTGGCCTGGTACGTGCCGGAGGACGCCGAGCCGCACACCCCCTTCCGCATCGTCGGGGCGCACACCGACTCCCCCAACCTGCGGGTGAAGCCGCGCCCCGACAGCGGCGGGCACGGCTGGAGACAGGTGGCGGTCGAGGTCTACGGCGGCCCGCTGCTCAACTCCTGGCTCGACCGCGACCTCGGACTGGCCGGACGGCTGTCGCTGCGGGACGGTTCGACCCGCCTCGTGAACGTCGACCGCGCGCTGCTGCGGGTGCCGCAGCTCGCCGTCCACCTGGACCGTTCCGTCACCGCCGAGGGCCTCAAGCTCGACAAGCAGCGGCATCTCCAGCCCGTCTGGGGCCTCGGCGACGACGTGCGCGACGGCGATCTGATCCGCTTCCTGGAGCAGGAGGCCGGCATCCCCGAGGGCGAGACCATCGGCTGGGACCTGATGGTCCACTCGATCGAACCGCCCGCCTACCTGGGCCGCGACAGGGACCTCGTGGCGGGCCCGCGCATGGACAACCTGCTGTCCGTGCACGCCGGTACGGCGGCGCTGGCGGCCGTGGCCACCGCCGAGGAGACCCTGCCGTACATCCCGGTCCTCGCGGCGTTCGACCACGAGGAGAACGGCTCCCAGTCCGACACCGGAGCGGACGGGCCGCTGCTCGGCAGTGTCCTGGACCGTTCGGTCTTCGCGCGCGGAGGATCGTACGAGGACAAGGCGCGGGCCTTCGCGGGCACCGTCTGTCTCTCCTCCGACACGGGCCACGCCGTGCACCCGAACTACGCGGAGCGGCACGACCCGACGCACCACCCGCGCGCCGGCCAGGGCCCGATCCTCAAGGTGAACGTCAACAACCGCTACGCCACGGACGGTTCGGGCCGCGCCGTCTTCGCCACGGCCTGCGACAAGGCCGGTGTGCCCTTCCAGACCTTCGTCTCCAACAACTCCATGCCCTGCGGCACGACCATCGGGCCCATCACCGCGGCCCGCCACGGCATCAAGACGGTCGACATCGGCGTGGCCATCCTGTCGATGCACAGCGCCCGCGAACTGTGCGGCGCGGACGACCCGTTCCTGCTGGCGAACGCGCTGGTGGCGTTCCTGGAGGGCTAG
- the aspS gene encoding aspartate--tRNA ligase has product MHRYRSHTCGELRASDVGSDVRLSGWLHNRRDLGGILFIDLRDHYGITQLVARPGTPAYEALDKVSKESTVRVDGKVVSRGTENVNPELPTGEIEVEVSEVELLGAAAPLPFTINTEDGVNEERRLEYRFLDLRRERMHRNILLRTSVISAIRHKMTALGFNEMATPILSATSPEGARDFVVPSRLNPGRFYALPQAPQQFKQLLMISGFDRYFQIAPCFRDEDARADRSPGEFYQLDVEMSFVEQEDVFQPIEKLMTELFEEFGNGRNVTSPFPRIPFREAMLKYGSDKPDLRAQLELVDITDVFQGSEFKAFAGKHVRALPVPDVAAQSRKFFDQLGDYAVSQGAKGLAWVRVAEDGSLTGPIAKFLTEENVAELTKRLSLAPGHAVFFGAGEFDEVSKIMGAVRVETAKRAGHFEEGVFRFCWIVDFPMYEKDEETGKIDFSHNPFSMPQGGLEALETQDPLDILGWQYDIVCNGVELSSGAIRNHEPEIMLKAFEIAGYDRETVEEQFAGMLRAFRFGAPPHGGIAPGVDRIVMLLADEPNIRETIAFPLNGNAQDLMMGAPTELDETRLRELHISVRKPVNPAK; this is encoded by the coding sequence ATGCATCGGTACAGGTCCCACACCTGCGGCGAGCTCCGCGCCTCTGACGTCGGCAGCGACGTCCGGCTGAGCGGCTGGCTGCACAATCGGCGCGACCTGGGCGGCATCCTCTTCATCGATCTGCGCGACCACTACGGCATCACGCAGCTCGTCGCCCGCCCCGGCACTCCCGCGTACGAGGCCCTCGACAAGGTCTCCAAGGAGTCGACCGTCCGCGTCGACGGCAAGGTCGTCTCCCGCGGCACGGAGAACGTGAACCCGGAGCTGCCGACCGGTGAGATCGAGGTCGAGGTGAGCGAGGTCGAGCTGCTCGGCGCCGCCGCCCCGCTGCCCTTCACGATCAACACCGAGGACGGGGTGAACGAGGAGCGGCGCCTTGAGTACCGCTTCCTCGACCTGCGCCGCGAGCGCATGCACCGCAACATCCTGCTGCGTACGTCGGTCATCTCCGCCATCCGGCACAAGATGACGGCGCTGGGCTTCAACGAGATGGCGACCCCGATCCTCAGCGCCACCTCCCCCGAGGGCGCGCGCGACTTCGTCGTCCCCTCCCGTCTGAACCCGGGCCGCTTCTACGCCCTGCCGCAGGCCCCGCAGCAGTTCAAGCAGCTGCTGATGATCTCGGGCTTCGACCGGTACTTCCAGATCGCGCCCTGCTTCCGTGACGAGGACGCGCGCGCCGACCGCTCGCCGGGTGAGTTCTACCAGCTCGACGTGGAGATGTCCTTCGTTGAGCAGGAGGACGTCTTCCAGCCGATCGAGAAGCTCATGACCGAGCTGTTCGAGGAGTTCGGCAACGGCCGGAACGTCACCTCCCCCTTCCCGCGGATCCCGTTCCGCGAGGCGATGCTGAAGTACGGCTCCGACAAGCCGGACCTGCGGGCCCAGCTGGAGCTCGTCGACATCACCGACGTCTTCCAGGGCTCGGAGTTCAAGGCCTTCGCGGGCAAGCACGTACGGGCCCTGCCGGTGCCGGACGTGGCCGCACAGTCCCGCAAGTTCTTCGACCAGCTCGGTGACTACGCGGTCTCGCAGGGCGCGAAGGGCCTCGCCTGGGTGCGGGTGGCCGAGGACGGCTCGCTGACGGGCCCGATCGCCAAGTTCCTGACCGAGGAGAACGTCGCCGAGCTGACGAAGCGCCTGTCGCTCGCCCCCGGCCACGCGGTCTTCTTCGGCGCGGGCGAGTTCGACGAGGTCTCCAAGATCATGGGCGCGGTACGCGTCGAGACCGCCAAGCGCGCCGGGCACTTCGAAGAGGGCGTCTTCCGCTTCTGCTGGATCGTCGACTTCCCGATGTACGAGAAGGACGAGGAGACCGGGAAGATCGACTTCTCGCACAACCCGTTCTCGATGCCGCAGGGTGGTCTGGAGGCCCTGGAGACCCAGGACCCGCTGGACATCCTGGGCTGGCAGTACGACATCGTCTGCAACGGTGTCGAGCTGTCCTCCGGCGCCATCCGGAACCACGAGCCGGAGATCATGCTCAAGGCCTTCGAGATCGCCGGCTACGACCGGGAGACGGTCGAGGAGCAGTTCGCGGGCATGCTGCGCGCGTTCCGCTTCGGCGCCCCTCCGCACGGCGGCATCGCCCCCGGTGTCGACCGCATCGTCATGCTCCTCGCCGACGAGCCGAACATCCGGGAGACCATCGCGTTCCCGCTGAACGGCAACGCGCAGGACCTGATGATGGGCGCGCCCACCGAGCTGGACGAGACGCGGCTGCGTGAGCTGCACATCTCGGTACGCAAGCCGGTGAACCCGGCGAAGTAG